A single window of Salvia splendens isolate huo1 chromosome 6, SspV2, whole genome shotgun sequence DNA harbors:
- the LOC121807113 gene encoding protein MAIN-LIKE 2-like — translation MTALINQTRMPLGDDLPMYVNIQRARIHALILLGGLILPDTTGCKVPFMWLNGLGNPEEVKNISWGSAALAYLYHYLCEASMDKRKELGGPMMLLQLWAWERMPKLRPAFIGPVVHEPYTPCGARWKGTTQIGNAPRHSVEHYRDQLSLIRPGQFIWTPYAHCILHDYCNDVTGCSLCETYLVCWAYVEAHEPGRVRRQFNRYQDIPQNVDRMLRNADHLGKNDRRGKKGNNWANTHRFYIGEWDMRYERFQAAEYAAPMSLDIPMSPGYMAWYNRITVTYMTRPGARATAGMNESAASMRLFVEAFQRVFHLTTEDEMDPRVRQIREIVRTTLEDTNNGDVMEYPASQHQDVVMPYQEEVVPRRRGARGVRTGGHGYTKQFRMSQVPPDFVAPEAQYQEHDPPQWYSHPTHESQSQWDRPLHSPSQPEPDWNRRPYSQSQDMPQWSGARASVDSFFQNYQVMPPVQAEEEDDDEEEDDNIVEAHEEEDVHSIHGQPRPAAEGSSRSGVGKLVSKVYKRLSSRKNKGIEPAKYTPSSYK, via the exons ATGACCGCACTAATCAACCAGACAAGGATGCCTCTGGGTGATGACCTACCTATGTACGTAAACATCCAAAGGGCACGTATCCATGCCCTAATTTTATTAGGAGGTCTCATTCTACCGGACACCACGGGGTGTAAGGTGCcatttatgtggttgaatgGGCTTGGGAATCCAGAAGAGGTGAAGAATATTAGTTGGGGAAGTGCGGCATTAGCCTACCTTTATCATTATCTGTGCGAGGCTTCCATGGATAAGAGAAAAGAGTTGGGCGGGCCTATGATGCTTCTGCAgctatgggcgtgggaaagaatgcccaaATTGAGGCCTGCGTTCATTGGACCAGTTGTGCACGAGCCATATACACCATGTGGCGCCAG GTGGAAAGGAACAACGCAGATAGGAAATGCTCCTAGACACTCGGTTGAGCATTATCGTGACCAACTATCTCTGATTAGACCTGGCCAG TTTATCTGGACGCCATACGCACATTGCATACTGCATGACTACTGCAATGATGTGACTGGATGCTCTCTGTGCGAGACCTACTTGGTATGTTGGGCCTATGTCGAGGCCCATGAGCCTGGACGAGTGCGACGACAGTTCAATCGGTATCAGGATATACCGCAGAATGTAGACAGGATGCTAAGGAACGCCGATCATTTAGGCAAAAATGATCGGCGTGGTAAGAAGGGCAACAACTGGGCAAACACGCATCGGTTCTACATTGGGGAGTGGGACATGAGGTACGAAAGGTTCCAAGCTGCCGAATACGCCGCACCGATGTCTTTGGATATTCCCATGAGCCCGGGTTATATGGCGTGGTATAACAGAATTACCGTGACGTACATGACTCGGCCTGGGGCACGGGCCACTGCTGGGATGAATGAGTCGGCTGCTTCGATGCGACTATTT GTTGAGGCTTTTCAGCGGGTTTTCCATTTAACTACGGAAGACGAAATGGACCCCCGAGTGCGCCAGATTCGAGAAATTGTTAGGACTACCCTCGAAGATACGAACAACGGTGATGTCATGGAGTACCCCGCTTCTCAACATCAGGATGTGGTCATGCCGTACCAAGAAGAAGTAGTTCCACGGCGTCGTGGAGCGCGTGGTGTTCGGACTGGGGGACACGGCTACACAAAGCAGTTTAGGATGTCTCAGGTGCCTCCCGATTTTGTAGCACCAGAGGCGCAGTATCAAGAGCATGACCCACCCCAGTGGTATTCACACCCGACGCATGAGTCTCAGTCGCAGTGGGACCGTCCACTGCATTCTCCAAGCCAGCCTGAGCCCGATTGGAATCGTCGCCCATATTCACAAAGCCAAGACATGCCGCAATGGAGTGGGGCCCGAGCGTCGGTCGATTCATTCTTCCAGAATTATCAGGTCATGCCTCCTGTACAAGCTGAAGAAGAGgacgatgatgaagaagaagatgacaaCATTGTCGAGGCACATGAGGAAGAAGACGTTCATAGCATCCATGGCCAACCTCGTCCAGCTGCGGAGGGTTCATCACGCAGCGGGGTTGGGAAGCTCGTGAGCAAAGTGTACAAGAGACTATCTTCGAGGAAGAACAAGGGGATTGAACCGGCTAAGTACACTCCGTCGTCGTATAAGTAG